One Gemmatimonadota bacterium DNA window includes the following coding sequences:
- a CDS encoding amidohydrolase family protein codes for MRVSFRSVAFAATSLVLALPLSAQRGGGGGDTTRGPLRELPLQPAKALKFTTDEGTWLSLDVSPDGKTIVFDLLGDLYTIPMEGGAAKRITSGQAFDGQPKYSPDGKTIAFTSDRSGSESLWLINADGTNARALTRDENRTFVSPTWTPDGKYVVVSRNGAGAGYNLFMFHKDGGAGVQVTGNDPAPATAARGGGAGGAAINNYVGAAFGKDARYIWSAIRNGGGGYNQTSLGWQIGTFDRETGKTFTKTHAIGSGMRPELSPDGKWLVYATRHDSLTALRLRDLATGDERWLAPNVQRDDQESRFTRDLVPPFSFTPDSKSIVIAHHGKIWRIGVPDGKQTMIPFKADVDQMIAGAIKVDYPVNDSSLTVRQIRSAVPSPDGKRLAFVALDKLWLQDLPNGTPKRVTTSKDGGEFSPAWSPDGKSIAYVTWAELTGGDLYRITADGKGKPEKLSTQPGFYDKLAWSPDGKRLVVARGPREARRDRDELGGNNAEAAGVELVWVSATGGAATVISSLTRYGQPHFGPDTSRVYIYEPGEGLISMRYDGTDHKQILRATVGAAAGGGGGGGGQVSELLLSPDGERALAFGGSNLYIISAVPQAGATAPQISLSTPATAAVPVRRITRIGADFPGWSKDSKSVFFALGRSYFHYDLALSDSLVRDSTSRADSVRNAGRSGGAGAAGGGAARAAAKAAYEADRADITVIVPKDKPSGSVVLRGARILTMKGKEIIEKGDVVVTNNRIVAVGASGSVKVPAGAKVIDVSGKTILPGYVDVHAHMWPAFGVHRNQPWEYLANLAYGVTTTRDPQTSTSDVITYGDLVETGDVIGPRIYATGPGVFAADNIRSLDDARDVLKRYSEFFKTNTIKQYQAGDRKVRQWIVMAAREQGLTPTLEGGLDFKKNMTEAMDGYSGSEHSLPIAPLYNDAVQLFSQSGTTYTPTLVVQYGGPWAENYWYEHTDILSDAKLNRYMPRDEVEKKGMRRPGWWSESAWSFSLFAAQAAKIVAAGGRVGFGSHGQLQGLGAHWEIWSIASGGMPRYDVLRVATAYGADAIGVGKDLGTIEVGKLADLQVLDKNPLDDIKNTNTISKVMKNGRLYNGNTMAEEWPRQVAAPKMWWQVEKQ; via the coding sequence ATGCGCGTTTCGTTCCGTTCCGTCGCGTTCGCCGCGACTTCACTCGTTCTTGCCCTCCCCCTCTCCGCCCAGCGCGGCGGCGGCGGCGGCGACACCACCCGCGGCCCCCTGCGGGAACTCCCGCTACAGCCCGCCAAGGCGCTCAAGTTCACCACGGACGAAGGCACTTGGCTCTCTCTCGACGTGTCGCCCGACGGCAAGACGATCGTGTTCGACCTCCTCGGTGATTTGTATACAATCCCCATGGAAGGAGGCGCGGCCAAGCGCATCACGAGCGGCCAAGCGTTTGACGGTCAGCCCAAATATTCCCCCGACGGCAAGACGATCGCTTTTACCAGCGATCGCAGCGGATCGGAGTCACTCTGGCTGATCAATGCGGACGGCACCAACGCCCGTGCGCTCACGCGCGATGAAAACCGCACCTTTGTGTCCCCCACCTGGACGCCCGACGGCAAGTACGTGGTGGTGAGCCGCAACGGCGCTGGAGCGGGCTACAACTTGTTCATGTTCCACAAGGACGGCGGCGCCGGCGTTCAGGTGACCGGCAACGATCCGGCACCGGCCACCGCTGCGCGCGGAGGTGGCGCTGGTGGCGCGGCCATCAACAACTACGTGGGCGCGGCGTTCGGCAAAGATGCACGCTACATCTGGAGCGCCATTCGCAACGGCGGCGGCGGCTACAACCAGACGTCGCTCGGCTGGCAGATTGGCACCTTTGACCGTGAGACGGGCAAGACCTTCACGAAAACGCACGCCATTGGCTCGGGGATGCGTCCTGAACTGAGCCCGGATGGCAAGTGGCTCGTGTATGCCACGCGCCACGACTCACTCACGGCACTCAGGCTGCGCGACCTCGCCACCGGCGACGAACGCTGGCTCGCGCCGAATGTGCAGCGCGACGATCAGGAATCGCGTTTCACGCGCGATCTCGTGCCGCCATTCAGCTTTACGCCCGACAGCAAGAGCATTGTCATTGCGCACCACGGCAAGATTTGGCGCATTGGCGTGCCGGACGGCAAGCAGACGATGATTCCGTTCAAGGCGGACGTGGACCAGATGATCGCCGGTGCGATCAAGGTGGATTACCCGGTCAACGATTCGTCGCTCACCGTGCGCCAGATCCGCAGCGCCGTGCCCTCGCCCGATGGCAAGCGGCTCGCCTTTGTAGCGCTCGACAAACTCTGGCTGCAGGATCTGCCCAACGGCACGCCCAAGCGCGTGACCACGAGCAAGGACGGCGGCGAGTTCAGTCCTGCTTGGTCACCGGACGGCAAGTCCATTGCCTACGTGACGTGGGCCGAACTCACCGGCGGCGATCTGTATCGCATTACCGCCGACGGCAAAGGCAAGCCGGAGAAGCTCAGCACGCAGCCGGGGTTCTACGACAAGCTCGCGTGGTCGCCCGACGGCAAACGGCTCGTGGTCGCACGCGGTCCGCGTGAAGCACGACGCGACCGGGACGAACTCGGCGGCAACAACGCCGAAGCGGCCGGTGTGGAACTCGTGTGGGTGAGCGCAACCGGCGGTGCGGCGACGGTGATTTCGTCGCTCACGCGTTATGGCCAGCCGCACTTTGGGCCGGACACGTCGCGCGTGTACATCTATGAGCCCGGTGAAGGGCTGATCTCGATGCGCTACGATGGCACCGATCATAAGCAGATTCTGCGCGCCACGGTCGGGGCCGCCGCTGGCGGCGGCGGTGGTGGCGGCGGTCAGGTGAGCGAGTTGTTGCTTTCGCCTGACGGCGAGCGCGCGCTCGCCTTTGGCGGCAGCAACTTGTACATCATTTCGGCGGTGCCGCAGGCGGGCGCTACCGCCCCGCAGATTTCGCTGAGCACACCGGCCACGGCCGCAGTGCCCGTGCGCCGCATTACGCGCATCGGCGCCGACTTCCCTGGCTGGAGCAAGGACAGCAAGAGTGTGTTCTTCGCGCTGGGACGGTCGTACTTCCACTACGACCTCGCGCTCTCCGATTCACTCGTGCGTGACTCGACGTCGCGCGCGGACTCGGTACGAAACGCAGGGCGAAGCGGCGGCGCGGGCGCAGCGGGCGGCGGTGCCGCACGTGCGGCGGCCAAGGCGGCGTATGAAGCGGATCGCGCCGACATCACCGTCATCGTGCCGAAGGACAAGCCGAGCGGCAGCGTGGTCCTGCGCGGCGCCCGCATTCTCACGATGAAGGGCAAGGAGATCATCGAGAAGGGCGACGTGGTGGTCACCAACAATCGCATTGTCGCAGTGGGCGCGAGTGGCAGCGTGAAGGTGCCGGCTGGCGCCAAGGTAATTGATGTATCCGGCAAGACGATTCTCCCCGGCTACGTGGATGTGCATGCGCACATGTGGCCGGCGTTCGGCGTGCACCGCAACCAGCCGTGGGAATATCTGGCGAACTTGGCGTACGGCGTCACCACGACGCGCGATCCGCAGACGAGCACCAGCGACGTGATCACGTATGGCGATCTCGTAGAAACGGGCGATGTGATTGGCCCGCGCATCTACGCCACTGGCCCGGGCGTGTTTGCAGCCGACAACATTCGCTCGCTCGATGACGCGCGCGATGTGCTCAAGCGCTACAGTGAATTCTTCAAGACCAACACGATCAAGCAGTACCAGGCCGGCGACCGCAAGGTGCGCCAGTGGATCGTCATGGCCGCACGCGAGCAGGGGCTCACGCCCACGCTCGAGGGCGGACTCGATTTCAAGAAGAACATGACGGAAGCGATGGACGGCTACTCCGGTAGCGAGCACTCGCTCCCGATTGCGCCGCTCTACAATGACGCCGTGCAGCTCTTCTCGCAGAGTGGCACGACGTACACGCCCACCCTCGTCGTGCAGTACGGCGGTCCGTGGGCCGAGAACTACTGGTACGAGCACACCGACATTCTGAGTGATGCCAAGCTCAATCGCTACATGCCGCGCGACGAAGTGGAGAAAAAGGGGATGCGTCGTCCCGGCTGGTGGTCGGAATCGGCGTGGAGCTTCTCACTCTTTGCGGCGCAGGCGGCAAAGATCGTCGCTGCGGGCGGACGCGTGGGCTTTGGCAGCCACGGTCAGTTGCAGGGATTGGGCGCGCACTGGGAAATCTGGAGCATCGCGAGCGGCGGCATGCCGCGTTACGATGTGTTGCGCGTTGCGACGGCCTACGGCGCCGACGCGATTGGTGTGGGCAAGGACCTCGGCACCATCGAAGTCGGCAAGCTCGCCGACCTCCAGGTGCTCGACAAAAATCCGCTCGACGACATCAAGAACACCAACACCATTTCGAAAGTGATGAAGAACGGGCGTTTGTACAACGGCAACACCATGGCCGAGGAATGGCCGCGGCAGGTGGCGGCGCCGAAGATGTGGTGGCAGGTAGAAAAGCAGTAG
- the larE gene encoding ATP-dependent sacrificial sulfur transferase LarE encodes MTVPPVEKETALVAWFREHGSALVGFSGGVDSAYLACVAVSALGADRVLAVIGRSPSYPAEQWARAREVADRFAVPVLELDTHELDDPRYAANPVNRCYFCKTELWSQLLPVAQARGLAVVVDGTNADDLSDHRPGRTAADEHGVRSPLAELGFTKDDIRALSKARDIPTWAQPSSPCLSSRLPYGTAVTPLRLAKVEAAERALRQLGVTGNLRVRFYGDTARVELDEQELVHWREGVREQSLRAAVAGAGFRVVELDLRGFRSGSLNGAAADPSTVEVLA; translated from the coding sequence ATGACTGTGCCCCCTGTCGAGAAGGAAACCGCCCTCGTCGCTTGGTTCCGCGAACACGGCTCCGCGCTGGTTGGTTTCAGTGGCGGCGTCGATTCCGCGTACCTCGCCTGCGTGGCCGTGAGCGCACTCGGCGCCGACCGAGTGCTGGCGGTGATCGGGCGCAGCCCGAGCTACCCCGCCGAGCAGTGGGCGCGTGCGCGGGAGGTGGCAGACCGCTTTGCCGTGCCCGTGCTGGAACTCGACACCCACGAACTCGACGACCCGCGCTACGCCGCGAATCCGGTGAATCGCTGCTACTTCTGCAAAACCGAACTCTGGTCGCAGCTCCTCCCGGTGGCGCAGGCCCGCGGGCTCGCCGTTGTTGTGGACGGGACCAACGCCGACGACCTCAGCGACCACCGCCCGGGGCGCACGGCCGCTGACGAGCATGGCGTTCGCTCCCCGCTCGCCGAGTTGGGCTTTACCAAGGACGACATTCGTGCGCTCTCCAAGGCGCGCGACATTCCAACGTGGGCGCAACCGTCGTCGCCCTGCCTGTCGTCGCGCCTGCCGTACGGCACGGCCGTCACGCCGCTTCGGCTCGCGAAGGTGGAAGCAGCCGAACGCGCCCTTCGCCAGCTCGGCGTGACCGGCAACCTGCGCGTCCGCTTCTACGGCGACACCGCTCGCGTGGAACTCGACGAGCAAGAACTCGTACACTGGAGAGAGGGCGTGCGCGAACAATCGTTGCGCGCGGCTGTGGCTGGCGCGGGGTTCCGCGTCGTCGAACTAGACCTGCGCGGTTTTCGTTCCGGCTCGCTCAATGGGGCCGCGGCGGATCCGTCCACTGTTGAGGTGCTTGCCTGA
- a CDS encoding sigma-54 dependent transcriptional regulator, with amino-acid sequence MSRRVLVVDDEPGIRAALAQLLEFEGYEVHAAANGTEALAAYQQWRPHLVFLDVKMAGMDGLETLKKLREYDSAAVVVMISGHATIQNAVEATQLGAYDILEKPLDTDRILVTMRNAIGRIDLAEENERLKATIESRYEMVGRSSVIGALIDKIDKVAETTARVLITGENGTGKELVARALHRGSSRAKKPFVEVNCAAIPSELIESELFGHMKGSFTGAIADRAGKFEQADGGTLFLDEIGDMSSSAQAKVLRVLQDGEVTRIGGQKSRKVDVRVVAATNKKLEDEIAAGHFREDLYYRLNVVPMHVAPLRERREDIPLLVEHFLLQFAKHDGVAPRTIDPVAVDRLAALDWPGNVRELRNTIERLVILGSGSRITVVDVDRLGGARAAATGGLGGLESCKTWDEFKLAAERAFLETKLRENDWNVTETARLLDMPRSNLYRKIERHALQRDGA; translated from the coding sequence ATGAGTCGGCGCGTGTTGGTGGTGGACGACGAACCGGGCATCCGCGCCGCGCTCGCGCAGCTGCTCGAGTTTGAAGGCTACGAGGTGCATGCCGCGGCCAATGGCACCGAAGCGCTCGCCGCGTACCAACAGTGGCGTCCGCATTTGGTGTTCTTGGATGTAAAAATGGCCGGCATGGACGGTCTCGAAACACTCAAGAAACTGCGCGAGTACGACAGTGCCGCCGTTGTTGTCATGATCAGCGGGCACGCCACCATTCAAAATGCCGTCGAAGCCACGCAACTCGGCGCCTACGACATTCTGGAGAAGCCGCTCGACACCGACCGCATTCTCGTGACCATGCGCAATGCCATTGGGCGCATTGATCTGGCGGAGGAGAACGAACGTCTCAAGGCCACCATCGAGAGCCGATACGAAATGGTCGGTCGCTCGTCGGTGATCGGCGCGCTGATCGACAAGATTGACAAAGTCGCCGAGACCACCGCGCGCGTGCTGATCACGGGCGAGAATGGCACGGGCAAAGAGTTGGTGGCGCGCGCGTTGCATCGCGGGTCGTCTCGCGCCAAGAAGCCATTTGTCGAAGTGAACTGCGCGGCCATTCCCAGCGAGCTGATTGAGAGCGAACTGTTTGGCCATATGAAAGGCTCGTTCACCGGTGCCATTGCCGATCGGGCGGGGAAGTTCGAGCAGGCCGACGGTGGCACGCTCTTCCTCGACGAAATCGGGGATATGTCGTCGTCGGCGCAGGCCAAAGTGCTGCGCGTGTTGCAGGACGGCGAAGTCACGCGCATTGGTGGACAGAAGTCGCGGAAGGTGGATGTGCGGGTGGTGGCCGCCACCAACAAAAAACTCGAAGACGAGATTGCCGCCGGCCATTTTCGTGAAGATCTCTATTACCGGCTCAATGTCGTGCCCATGCACGTCGCGCCGCTGCGCGAGCGACGCGAAGACATTCCGTTGTTAGTCGAACACTTTCTGCTGCAGTTCGCCAAGCACGATGGCGTGGCGCCGCGCACCATCGACCCGGTCGCCGTCGACCGATTGGCCGCGCTCGACTGGCCCGGCAACGTCCGCGAGTTGCGCAACACTATCGAGCGGCTCGTGATTCTCGGCTCCGGTTCACGCATTACGGTCGTCGACGTTGATCGCCTCGGAGGCGCTCGTGCCGCCGCCACCGGTGGCCTTGGCGGTTTGGAGTCGTGCAAGACCTGGGATGAGTTTAAGCTTGCGGCCGAACGGGCCTTTCTCGAAACCAAGCTGCGCGAAAACGACTGGAACGTCACGGAGACCGCGCGTCTGCTCGATATGCCACGCTCGAATTTGTATAGGAAGATTGAACGCCACGCTCTCCAGAGGGACGGCGCATGA
- a CDS encoding RNA polymerase sigma factor RpoD/SigA has product MAGVPHKRHGYEEGSLDQYLRDISVYPLITREQEVELATRIRASDQEALDTLVRSNLRFVVSVAKKYQNQGVSLSDLINEGNLGLIRAAHKFDETKGIKFISYAVWWIRQAILQALAEQSRIVRVPLNRAGTLHRIGKRASALLQELGREATNAEIAEGMELSEEEVAKTMSISQIHLSLDAPMSPGEDNRLLDYLPDTLNRTPDEETFDKALTESIHQALAGLKEREAKILRLYFGLDESEPMTLEEIGAVLNITRERVRQIKEKALSRLRHVSRARALESYLG; this is encoded by the coding sequence ATGGCTGGTGTGCCGCACAAGCGACACGGCTATGAAGAAGGATCGCTCGACCAATACCTGCGCGACATCAGCGTCTACCCGCTGATCACGCGGGAGCAGGAGGTCGAGCTCGCCACGCGGATTCGCGCTAGCGATCAAGAGGCGCTCGACACCCTCGTGCGCTCCAACCTGCGGTTTGTGGTGTCGGTCGCCAAAAAATATCAGAATCAGGGCGTCTCGCTGAGCGACCTCATTAATGAGGGGAACCTCGGACTCATTCGGGCGGCCCATAAGTTCGACGAGACCAAGGGGATCAAGTTCATCTCCTACGCCGTCTGGTGGATTCGGCAGGCCATCCTGCAGGCGCTGGCGGAGCAGAGTCGTATTGTGCGGGTGCCGCTCAACCGGGCCGGCACGCTGCACCGCATCGGCAAGCGCGCCAGCGCGCTCCTGCAGGAGTTGGGGCGAGAGGCTACCAACGCGGAAATCGCCGAGGGGATGGAGCTGAGCGAGGAAGAAGTCGCGAAAACAATGTCCATTTCGCAGATCCACCTCTCGCTCGACGCCCCCATGTCGCCGGGGGAGGACAACCGGCTCCTCGACTATCTCCCCGACACCCTAAACCGCACCCCGGACGAGGAGACCTTCGACAAGGCCCTCACGGAGTCGATCCACCAGGCCCTGGCCGGGCTCAAGGAGCGAGAAGCGAAGATCCTCCGGCTATATTTCGGGCTGGACGAGTCCGAGCCCATGACCCTTGAGGAAATTGGCGCGGTGCTCAACATCACCCGGGAACGGGTGCGGCAGATCAAGGAGAAGGCGCTCTCCCGCTTGCGGCATGTGTCGCGGGCGCGGGCGCTGGAATCGTACCTCGGGTAG
- a CDS encoding YajQ family cyclic di-GMP-binding protein, producing the protein MAKDSSFDVTTGVDLQEVDNAVNQAQKEIAQRFDFKGAEVEIEFKRADGIINLTADSDMRMRALWDVVQGKLIKRGVPVSNLDVGEVKPGGGDILRREVTLKQSLDSETAKKIVAAIKEQKFKKVQASIQGEQVRIASPDKDMLQGVIQFLRSGEYGVALNFGNFR; encoded by the coding sequence ATGGCCAAGGACTCTTCGTTTGACGTGACCACCGGCGTAGACCTCCAAGAGGTCGACAACGCCGTCAATCAAGCGCAAAAAGAAATCGCCCAGCGCTTTGACTTTAAAGGCGCCGAGGTGGAGATCGAGTTCAAGCGCGCGGACGGGATTATTAATCTCACCGCCGACAGCGACATGCGCATGCGCGCGCTCTGGGACGTAGTGCAGGGCAAACTCATCAAGCGCGGCGTCCCCGTGTCGAATCTCGACGTCGGCGAGGTCAAGCCTGGCGGCGGCGACATTCTTCGGCGCGAAGTCACACTGAAGCAGTCGCTCGACAGTGAAACCGCCAAGAAGATCGTGGCCGCCATCAAAGAGCAGAAATTCAAAAAGGTGCAGGCGTCCATTCAGGGCGAGCAGGTCCGCATCGCCTCGCCCGACAAAGACATGTTGCAGGGCGTCATTCAGTTTCTGCGCTCCGGCGAATACGGCGTGGCACTCAACTTCGGAAACTTCCGCTAG
- the lepB gene encoding signal peptidase I, whose amino-acid sequence MTDPTPDLELVTPARERRRKHPAVVALRALFDWAKSLSLALVLFFLVRAFLVEAFKIPTGSMEGTLLVGDFLLVNKLVYGAEVPLTGRRLPALREPTVGDILVFQWPVDPTVNFVKRLVGVPGDTLSMVDGVLFRNGKPQWEPYVSRIEPDADPAAEEFRWQREFLVRHATASPSYHPSRNNWGPLEVPTKHFFVLGDNRDNSLDSRYWGFVADSLVRGSPLMVYYSFSPDSATNFDWFRRARWQRIGERVH is encoded by the coding sequence ATGACGGACCCCACACCCGATCTCGAACTCGTCACGCCAGCACGCGAACGCCGCCGAAAGCATCCGGCGGTGGTCGCGCTTCGCGCGCTGTTCGACTGGGCCAAGTCGCTGTCGCTCGCGCTGGTGCTCTTTTTTCTGGTGCGCGCGTTTTTGGTGGAGGCCTTCAAGATCCCGACGGGAAGCATGGAAGGGACGCTCCTCGTGGGTGATTTCCTCCTCGTGAACAAGCTCGTGTACGGCGCGGAGGTGCCGCTCACCGGTCGCCGCCTGCCAGCGCTCCGTGAACCCACGGTCGGCGACATTCTCGTGTTCCAGTGGCCCGTGGATCCCACGGTCAATTTTGTGAAGCGACTCGTCGGGGTGCCGGGTGACACGCTGTCGATGGTGGACGGGGTGCTGTTCCGCAACGGCAAGCCCCAGTGGGAGCCCTATGTGTCGCGCATCGAGCCAGATGCCGATCCGGCGGCGGAAGAATTTCGTTGGCAGCGCGAGTTTTTGGTGCGGCACGCCACCGCCTCTCCGTCGTATCATCCTTCGCGGAACAACTGGGGCCCGCTTGAGGTGCCCACCAAGCACTTCTTCGTCCTCGGCGACAACCGAGACAATTCGCTCGACAGCCGATACTGGGGCTTTGTGGCCGATTCGCTGGTGCGCGGCAGTCCCCTGATGGTGTACTACAGCTTTTCGCCAGATAGCGCCACGAACTTCGACTGGTTCCGCCGCGCCCGCTGGCAACGGATTGGCGAGCGGGTGCACTGA
- the rimO gene encoding 30S ribosomal protein S12 methylthiotransferase RimO: MRVALVTLGCDKNTVDSERYLAQLVDHGAVQVDDAADAELIIVNTCGFIDAAKAESIDAIVAAGRMKSEGAAQAVVAVGCMVERHKGELEAALPEVDFFLGASEMEQLVPRLLERGLIGDSVTQHPGVRLYAGGTPHVRYLKISEGCDHGCAFCAIPLMRGKHRSFALDEIVREAQLLELQGAREVNLVAQDLAHYGRDRQDNLRLPDLLEALVRETSIPWIRNMYLYSAGITPRLLEVIAREPRIVRYLDMPIQHASDAVLERMRRPEREKTIREKVARFRDAVPELAIRTTCIVGFPGETDDDFQRLCDFLEEIKFERVGAFTYSAQEGTRAAEMVDDVPDEVKRDRLERLTELQRAITAERYESRLGQRVLALSEGDRRARLPWQADDIDGLTLLDADVPVGAFAEVEVVDVVDDYDFEARVITVLPTPAAPAVRSGRSLPVTSVGSFGR; this comes from the coding sequence ATGCGCGTCGCCCTCGTTACCCTCGGGTGTGACAAGAACACCGTCGACTCCGAACGCTACCTCGCCCAACTCGTCGATCACGGCGCGGTGCAGGTGGACGACGCCGCCGACGCCGAGTTGATCATTGTGAACACGTGCGGGTTTATTGATGCGGCCAAAGCCGAGTCGATTGACGCGATCGTGGCGGCCGGGCGCATGAAGAGCGAGGGCGCGGCGCAGGCCGTCGTCGCCGTCGGGTGCATGGTCGAACGCCACAAGGGCGAGCTCGAAGCCGCGCTCCCCGAGGTGGATTTTTTCCTCGGCGCCTCGGAGATGGAGCAGTTGGTGCCGCGTTTGCTCGAACGCGGGCTCATTGGCGATTCCGTCACGCAGCACCCCGGCGTGCGGCTCTACGCCGGCGGCACGCCGCATGTGCGCTATCTCAAAATCAGTGAAGGGTGCGACCACGGCTGTGCGTTTTGCGCGATCCCCCTGATGCGTGGGAAGCACCGCTCCTTTGCACTCGATGAGATTGTGCGCGAGGCGCAGCTCTTGGAGCTACAGGGCGCGCGCGAAGTGAACCTCGTGGCGCAGGATCTCGCGCACTACGGGCGCGATCGGCAGGACAATCTGCGACTCCCCGATCTGCTCGAGGCGCTCGTGCGCGAGACCTCCATTCCGTGGATTCGCAACATGTACCTCTACTCGGCGGGGATCACACCGCGGCTGCTGGAGGTCATTGCGCGCGAACCGCGTATTGTGCGCTATCTCGATATGCCCATTCAGCACGCGTCCGACGCCGTGCTCGAACGCATGCGGCGTCCCGAGCGCGAGAAGACCATTCGCGAGAAAGTCGCACGCTTCCGCGATGCCGTGCCCGAGTTGGCTATTCGCACCACCTGCATTGTCGGTTTCCCTGGCGAGACGGACGACGATTTTCAGCGGCTCTGTGATTTTCTCGAAGAAATCAAATTCGAGCGCGTCGGTGCTTTCACCTACTCGGCGCAAGAAGGCACGCGCGCGGCGGAGATGGTGGACGACGTCCCCGACGAAGTGAAGCGCGACCGTCTGGAGCGGCTCACCGAGCTTCAGCGCGCGATTACCGCCGAACGGTACGAGAGTCGCCTTGGGCAGCGCGTGCTGGCCCTTTCCGAAGGCGATCGCCGCGCACGGTTGCCCTGGCAGGCCGACGATATTGACGGGCTCACCTTGCTCGATGCCGATGTGCCGGTGGGGGCGTTCGCGGAAGTCGAGGTAGTGGATGTCGTGGACGATTACGATTTCGAGGCGCGCGTGATCACGGTGCTCCCCACGCCGGCCGCGCCGGCCGTGCGGAGTGGACGGTCACTGCCCGTGACGTCGGTCGGGAGCTTCGGCCGGTGA
- a CDS encoding aldehyde dehydrogenase family protein: MTTTFKNFIGGQWVAPSTGEYLDNVNPADTRDLVGKFPKSGAADVQAAVESAKRGFELWKRTPAPARGDILRRVGDILAARKDELADLMTREMGKPIAETKGDVQEGIDTAYYAGVEGRRLFGHTVPSELKNKWAMSFRRPIGVAGLITPFNFPMAIPTWKMFPALVCGNAVIFKPGEDVPHAGTVLVEVLLEAGLPPEVIQLIHGDGVAGKAMVDHPDIPLISFTGSTETGSRVGETCGRMHKRLSLEMGGKNAQTVLDDADLDLALEGVLWGAFGTTGQRCTATSRLILQEGIHDAFLAKLQARAAKLVLGDGRKAGTDVGPLVHAESRAKVERYVEIGKKEGATLLMGGARATGGALDHGFFFQPTIFTNVKAGSRLDQEEIFGPVLSVIKVKDAAEAFRVNNGVKYGLSSSVYTRNVNIAFQALQELDNGITYINAPTIGAEAHLPFGGVKQTGNGHREGGWEVYEFYSETKVGYVDYSGALQRAQIDNY; the protein is encoded by the coding sequence ATGACAACGACCTTCAAGAATTTTATTGGCGGCCAGTGGGTGGCGCCGTCCACCGGCGAGTACCTCGACAATGTGAACCCGGCCGACACGCGTGACCTCGTCGGCAAGTTTCCCAAGTCGGGTGCGGCCGATGTGCAGGCAGCAGTCGAGAGCGCCAAGCGCGGCTTCGAGCTCTGGAAGCGCACGCCGGCACCCGCGCGCGGAGACATTCTGCGTCGCGTGGGCGACATCCTCGCGGCACGCAAGGATGAACTCGCCGATCTTATGACGCGCGAAATGGGGAAGCCCATCGCCGAAACCAAGGGCGACGTGCAGGAGGGGATCGACACCGCGTACTACGCCGGTGTCGAAGGGCGCCGTCTTTTTGGGCACACCGTGCCCAGTGAACTGAAGAACAAATGGGCGATGAGTTTTCGCCGGCCCATCGGCGTGGCCGGGCTCATCACACCGTTCAACTTCCCGATGGCGATTCCCACCTGGAAAATGTTTCCCGCTCTGGTCTGCGGAAACGCCGTGATCTTTAAGCCGGGCGAGGATGTGCCGCACGCCGGCACCGTGCTCGTCGAGGTATTGCTCGAGGCCGGCCTCCCGCCCGAAGTCATTCAGCTGATTCACGGCGACGGCGTGGCGGGGAAGGCGATGGTGGATCACCCCGATATTCCGCTCATCTCATTCACGGGCTCCACGGAAACCGGCAGCCGAGTGGGCGAAACGTGCGGGCGCATGCACAAGCGCCTCTCGCTCGAAATGGGTGGCAAGAACGCGCAGACCGTACTCGATGACGCCGATCTCGACTTGGCGCTCGAAGGCGTGCTGTGGGGCGCCTTTGGCACCACCGGGCAGCGGTGCACCGCCACGAGCCGCCTTATTCTGCAAGAAGGCATTCACGACGCTTTCCTCGCCAAGCTACAGGCCCGCGCCGCCAAGCTTGTTCTGGGCGACGGCCGCAAGGCCGGTACCGACGTGGGTCCGCTCGTGCATGCGGAGTCGCGCGCGAAGGTTGAGCGCTACGTGGAAATCGGCAAGAAGGAAGGTGCCACTCTATTGATGGGCGGTGCGCGCGCCACCGGCGGCGCGCTCGATCACGGCTTCTTTTTTCAGCCTACGATCTTCACCAACGTGAAGGCCGGCTCGCGCCTCGACCAAGAAGAGATCTTTGGCCCGGTCCTCAGCGTCATCAAGGTGAAGGATGCCGCCGAAGCGTTCCGCGTGAACAATGGCGTGAAGTACGGGCTCTCGAGCTCGGTGTACACGCGCAACGTGAACATCGCCTTCCAGGCGCTCCAGGAACTCGACAACGGCATTACCTACATCAATGCCCCGACGATCGGCGCCGAGGCGCACCTCCCCTTTGGCGGCGTCAAGCAGACCGGCAACGGCCACCGCGAGGGTGGGTGGGAAGTGTACGAGTTCTACTCAGAGACGAAGGTCGGATACGTGGACTACTCCGGCGCATTGCAGCGGGCGCAGATCGACAATTACTAG